In Candidatus Contubernalis alkalaceticus, the genomic window CGCCACAGAAAGGGGAGTTATGGCTGCCTCTGAACCACCGGCAAACATCACATCTGCATCTCCCCGCTGCAGTATTTTATAAGCATCTCCCACAGAATGAGTAGATGTAGCACAGGCAGTAACTAGAGTCGTATTAGGCCCTTTAGCACCAAAAGCGATAGATACACATCCTGAAGCCATATTGGTAATCATCATGGGAACCAGGAAAGGGGAAATCCGTCTCGGACCCTTTTCTATCAGGACCCGGGCCTGTTCCTCCATGGTTTGTACCCCCCCAATGCCAGAGCCTACAGATACCCCAACCCGGTTTAAATCAACTTTTCCCAGATCCAATCCGGAATCCTCCAATGCTAAACCGGCAGAAGCTACTGCAAACTGAATAAATCGGTCCATCCTTCGGGCTTCCTTTCGGTCCATATAATTCTCCGGGTTAAAATCCTTTACCTGGGCAGCAATCTGAACAGGATATTCTGCTGTATCAAATGCTGTGATTCCATCAACTCCAGATCTGCCTTCCTTCAATCCTTCCCAGTAAGCATCCTTTCCGATGCCAATAGGCGTTATAACTCCTATTCCTGTAACAACAACTCTGTTTTTCAAAGAATCACCTCCCGCCGCCAGAGGGCGAATGAATAAATAGTTATTAAAAAATTCAAGGCCAGGACAAACCATCCTTTAGTTAAAGATTTGCCTCAAGATATTCGGTCACATCGCCCACAGTTTTAATCTTTTCCACTTGTTCATCGGAAATTTCCAGGTCAAACTCCTCTTCCATGGCCATAACCAGCTCCACAATGTCCAGGGAGTCTGCATTGAGATCCTTAAAAGCAGTCTCCTTTTTAACCTCTTCTTCGTCAACTCCCAGCTGTTCTACAATCATTCCCTTTACTTTTTCAAACACGTCCATAAACTCACCCCCTTAAATTTAAGATTTTATTTATACATTATTACATAGTCATGCCGCCGTCAACTACTATTACCTGACCTGTAATATAACTAGCCTTCAAGGAAAGAAATTTAACCGCTTCCGCGATATCTTTAGTCTGTCCCAGCCACCCCAGGGGAATATTTTTACGAATCTTTTCCCTGACTTCCTCAGGGAGGACTTCTGTCATTTCAGTTTCTATATAACCAGGGGCAATGGCATTAACCAGAATGCCCCTGGATGCCACTTCTTTAGCCAGAGCCTTCGTAAGACCAATAATTCCGGCCTTGGCCGCTGCATAATTGGTCTGACTGGAATTGCCGGAAATACCCACCACTGAAGCAATGTTAATTATCCTTCCGCTCTTTTGTTTCATCATATGACGCACCGCTGCCCGGGAACAGTTGAAAGCACCTTTCAGATTGGTATTAATTACTTTATCCCAATCCTCTTCTTTCATTCGCATAATTAATGCATCCCGGGTAATCCCGGCATTATTAATAAGTATATCTATTTTACCAAAATTATCAACACAGCTCTTAATCAATTCCTCAGATTCCTTGAAAGAGGCAACATCACCTTTGACTACCAGCGCCCGTCCCCCAAATTTTTCTACTTCAACGGCAGTTTCTTCAGCCCGATCTCTGTTTCCCACGTAATTTATAACCACATTCATGCCCTCCCCGGCCAGGGTAAGGGCTATTTCCCGGCCAATTCCCCGGGAAGCTCCCGTCACTATACAGGTTTTATCCATGATCATTTCCCTCCCATGAGGTAATCAATTTTTCCAAGGTAGAAAGGTCTTCCACCGGCATACAGTTAACATTTCTATTAATTTTTTTCATAAAATTTGTCAAGATGCTCCCGGGTCCTACTTCAATAAAATAATTATAACCCTGCTTAAACAGATATTCCATTGACTTCTGCCACAGGACCGGCTGACTTAACTGCCGGGTTAAAAGCTCCCTGACCTCCCCCGGATCTTGATATTTATCTGCTCTGACATTAGATACCACCGGAAAGTCAAAATCCCTAAGAACTGCCTTCTTTAATTCTTCATCCAGCCTTTCTCCCGCCGGCTTTAGCAGGGCACAGTGCGATGGAACACTCATAGGCAGAATCACTGCTCTTTTAGCTCCAACACCTTTAGCCAGTTCCACCGTCTTTTCCACCGCTATCCTTTCCCCGGCAATTACCACTTGGCCGGGACAATTATAATTAGCTGGACTGACCAAACCAAAGGCCTGCCCCTCCCGGCAGACTTCCCGGACTTTCTCCTCTGGCAGTCCCAAAATGGCAGCCATTGCACCTCTTCCCTCAGGTACCGCCTCCTGCATAAATTTTGCCCTCTTCTGCACCAGCGTAACGGCATCCTCCAAAGAAATAACCCCCGCTGCCGTCAGAGCAGAGTATTCCCCCAGGCTCAGTCCCGCCGAACCTTTAGGCAGTACTTTGTGGGCCTTTAATACCTCAAGCACAGCTATACTGGTTACCAACACTGCCGGTTGAGTCACCTCTGTTTTATTCAGTTCCTCTTTAGAACCCTCAAATACTAAAGATGCAATATCAAATCCTAATATTTTTCCGGCCAAATTAAAAACTTTTCTGGCCTCCTCAAATTTCTCGTAAAGTTCCATGCCCATCCCCGGATACTGAGAACCCTGACCGGGAAAAAGAAAAACTGTCTTCTTTTCCATTATTTTTTCTCTCCCAAGCATGATTTACTTACCTGGTTTAAATTCTTCATAATTTCACAAGCCTGCGCCATAACCTGCCTGACAATATCTCCCGCAGGTTCTATTTTTTCCACCAGAGCAGCAGACTGCCCGGCCATTACTGAACCCATAACGATATCCCCTTCTTTTGCTGCAGCCCTCAGCCTACCCACCCCCATTTTTTCAATTTCTTCTTTGGGAGCGTTTTCAGTTTCCAATTTTTCAATGAGCCGGAAAAGTTTGTTCTTTAATATTCTTACTGGATGACCGGTAGACCTTCCAGTCACCACCGTATCTCTATCTTTTGACTTAGCTACCATTTCTTTGTAGTTTTGATGTGCAGTACATTCCCGGGCACAAATAAACCGGGTACCTATCTGCACTGCTTCAGCTCCCAATGCTAACGCCGCAGCCATTCCTCTGCCGTCTGCAATCCCCCCGGCGGCAATCACCGGAACCTTAACCGCCTGCACTACCTGGGGAATCAATACCATGGTAGCAATATCACCAATATGCCCACCGGATTCCATGCCCTCGGCAATAATAGCATCTACCCCCTGTTTCTCCAACCTCTTGGCCAGGGCCACAGAAGCCACCACCGGTATGACCTTGACTCCCTTTTCCTTAAATGCTTCCATATATTTTCCTGGATTTCCAGCACCGGTAGTAACGATAGGCACATCTTTATCCAGTACCAGTTGAATAATATCTTCTGCATAAGCCGAAAGGAGCATAATGTTTACTCCAAAAGGTTTGTCCGTAAGGTTTTGAACCTTGTTTATTTCTTTTTCAATCAAATCGGCTGAAGCATGCCCGGCTCCTATGATACCCAGCCCCCCGCTTTGAGAAACAGCGGCAGCCAGTTCCCCTGTAGCCACCCAGGCCATACCCCCCTGAAGTATAGGAAACTCTATATTTAACAACCTGCAAAGTCTGTTTTTTTGCATTTTACCCTCCTTTTTCTAAAAAACCTCTCCCTGGTGTTCCAAAAAACCTAACAAAAAACTATTCTATTGCCAGCGAATAATATTCACTCCCCAGGTTAGCCCCCCACCGAAACCTACCAGCACCACCAAACTACCTTCTTTGATTTTTCCTGAAGAGAGAGCTTCATCCAGGGCTACTGGAATCGAAGCTGCTGATATATTGCCGTACCGATGTATGTTCACCCATACCTTTTCCAAAGGGAGTTTTAGTCGTTTTGCCCCAGAGCTAATTATTCTCAAATTTGCCTGGTGAGGAATTAAAAGATCAATATCTGAAACCTCTAATC contains:
- the fabD gene encoding ACP S-malonyltransferase, with protein sequence MEKKTVFLFPGQGSQYPGMGMELYEKFEEARKVFNLAGKILGFDIASLVFEGSKEELNKTEVTQPAVLVTSIAVLEVLKAHKVLPKGSAGLSLGEYSALTAAGVISLEDAVTLVQKRAKFMQEAVPEGRGAMAAILGLPEEKVREVCREGQAFGLVSPANYNCPGQVVIAGERIAVEKTVELAKGVGAKRAVILPMSVPSHCALLKPAGERLDEELKKAVLRDFDFPVVSNVRADKYQDPGEVRELLTRQLSQPVLWQKSMEYLFKQGYNYFIEVGPGSILTNFMKKINRNVNCMPVEDLSTLEKLITSWEGNDHG
- the acpP gene encoding acyl carrier protein, whose protein sequence is MDVFEKVKGMIVEQLGVDEEEVKKETAFKDLNADSLDIVELVMAMEEEFDLEISDEQVEKIKTVGDVTEYLEANL
- the fabG gene encoding 3-oxoacyl-[acyl-carrier-protein] reductase, which translates into the protein MIMDKTCIVTGASRGIGREIALTLAGEGMNVVINYVGNRDRAEETAVEVEKFGGRALVVKGDVASFKESEELIKSCVDNFGKIDILINNAGITRDALIMRMKEEDWDKVINTNLKGAFNCSRAAVRHMMKQKSGRIINIASVVGISGNSSQTNYAAAKAGIIGLTKALAKEVASRGILVNAIAPGYIETEMTEVLPEEVREKIRKNIPLGWLGQTKDIAEAVKFLSLKASYITGQVIVVDGGMTM
- the fabK gene encoding enoyl-[acyl-carrier-protein] reductase FabK, which codes for MQKNRLCRLLNIEFPILQGGMAWVATGELAAAVSQSGGLGIIGAGHASADLIEKEINKVQNLTDKPFGVNIMLLSAYAEDIIQLVLDKDVPIVTTGAGNPGKYMEAFKEKGVKVIPVVASVALAKRLEKQGVDAIIAEGMESGGHIGDIATMVLIPQVVQAVKVPVIAAGGIADGRGMAAALALGAEAVQIGTRFICARECTAHQNYKEMVAKSKDRDTVVTGRSTGHPVRILKNKLFRLIEKLETENAPKEEIEKMGVGRLRAAAKEGDIVMGSVMAGQSAALVEKIEPAGDIVRQVMAQACEIMKNLNQVSKSCLGEKK